The Streptomyces sp. NBC_01244 genome contains a region encoding:
- a CDS encoding FecCD family ABC transporter permease — MRLRAARAFTRTPVVLALLAAALAASALAGLALGPVRIPADRVLDIVLAGPGPGGGAGAFGAIVWDVRMPRVLLGAVVGAGLAVAGTVLQALVRNPLADPFLLGASSGASAGAVLVIVFGAGFLGFAGAAAVPLAAFAGSMGALVAVYAMARRGGAMTTGRLILAGVAVQYVLSALTSLILVLAARPDQIRSVLFWTLGGLGGARWGELALPAGALLLGTGLLIALARPLDLLLAGEEGAQTLGLDTSRFRAAVFVLTSLVIGVLVAYSGAIGFVGLMVPHAARMVVGAGHRALLPVAALGGAVFLTLADLIARTAAAPEEIPVGVVTALVGGPFFLWMLRRSTRTEGVVG, encoded by the coding sequence ACTGGCCCTGCTCGCCGCCGCGCTGGCCGCGTCGGCCCTGGCGGGGCTGGCCCTGGGACCGGTACGGATCCCTGCGGACCGGGTGCTCGACATCGTGCTCGCCGGACCGGGACCCGGCGGGGGAGCGGGCGCCTTCGGAGCGATCGTCTGGGACGTCCGGATGCCGCGCGTCCTGCTCGGCGCCGTCGTCGGCGCGGGACTCGCCGTCGCGGGAACCGTGCTCCAGGCCCTCGTGCGCAATCCGCTCGCCGACCCGTTCCTGCTCGGAGCCTCCTCCGGGGCCTCGGCCGGAGCCGTGCTGGTGATCGTCTTCGGCGCCGGGTTCCTCGGCTTCGCGGGCGCCGCCGCCGTACCGCTCGCGGCGTTCGCCGGGTCGATGGGCGCGCTCGTCGCCGTCTACGCGATGGCCCGGCGCGGCGGAGCCATGACCACCGGCCGGCTGATCCTCGCCGGAGTCGCCGTGCAGTACGTCCTGTCCGCCCTGACCAGCCTGATCCTGGTGCTGGCCGCCCGTCCCGACCAGATCCGCAGCGTGCTGTTCTGGACCCTCGGCGGGCTCGGCGGGGCGCGCTGGGGCGAACTGGCCCTGCCCGCCGGGGCCCTGCTCCTGGGCACCGGGCTGCTCATCGCCCTGGCCCGGCCGCTCGACCTGCTGCTCGCGGGGGAGGAGGGCGCCCAGACGCTCGGGCTGGACACGAGCCGGTTCCGGGCCGCCGTGTTCGTCCTCACCTCGCTCGTCATCGGCGTGCTGGTGGCCTACAGCGGGGCGATCGGCTTCGTGGGGCTGATGGTGCCGCACGCCGCGCGGATGGTCGTCGGCGCCGGGCACCGGGCGCTGCTGCCCGTGGCCGCGCTGGGCGGGGCGGTGTTCCTGACCCTGGCCGATCTGATCGCCCGTACCGCCGCCGCGCCGGAGGAGATTCCGGTCGGCGTGGTCACGGCGCTCGTCGGCGGGCCGTTCTTCCTGTGGATGCTGCGCAGGTCCACCCGCACCGAAGGGGTCGTGGGATGA
- a CDS encoding ABC transporter ATP-binding protein yields the protein MSGRGAAELAVEAVRYEIDGQPLLHGIDLTARPGETVGVVGPNGSGKTTLLRCVYGTLRPTGGRLLLDGVDAASLGVKDRARRVAVVPQDAAGTFGLTVREVVAMGRSPHKRFWEQDGPDDVRRVARALDTVGAAALAGRRFDGLSGGERQRALVARALVQDPGLLALDEPTNHLDIRYQLEILGLVRALSATALLVLHDLNLAAMYCDRLYVLADGRVAASGTPAEVLTEPLLAEVYGVRTRVGTHPTTGAVNIVYLPEDGDRTGY from the coding sequence ATGTCTGGGCGTGGGGCGGCGGAACTCGCCGTCGAGGCCGTGCGTTACGAGATCGACGGGCAGCCGCTGCTGCACGGGATCGACCTCACCGCCCGCCCCGGCGAGACGGTCGGAGTCGTCGGCCCCAACGGCAGCGGCAAGACGACACTGCTGCGCTGCGTCTACGGCACCCTGCGCCCGACCGGCGGGCGGCTGCTGCTGGACGGTGTGGACGCGGCCTCGCTGGGCGTCAAGGACCGCGCCCGGCGGGTGGCGGTGGTGCCCCAGGACGCGGCCGGAACCTTCGGGCTGACCGTGCGCGAGGTGGTGGCCATGGGGCGCAGCCCGCACAAACGGTTCTGGGAGCAGGACGGACCCGACGACGTACGCCGCGTCGCGCGGGCCCTGGACACCGTCGGAGCGGCCGCCCTCGCGGGCCGCCGCTTCGACGGGCTCTCGGGCGGTGAGCGCCAGCGCGCCCTGGTGGCCCGCGCCCTCGTCCAGGACCCCGGCCTGCTCGCCCTGGACGAACCGACGAACCACCTGGACATCCGCTACCAACTGGAGATCCTCGGGCTGGTCCGCGCCCTGTCCGCCACCGCCCTGCTGGTCCTGCACGACCTCAACCTGGCGGCGATGTACTGCGACCGCCTGTACGTCCTGGCGGACGGCCGCGTGGCCGCCTCGGGCACCCCGGCGGAGGTACTGACGGAGCCCCTGCTGGCCGAGGTCTACGGGGTCCGCACCCGCGTCGGAACCCACCCCACGACGGGCGCGGTCAACATCGTCTACCTTCCGGAGGACGGGGACCGAACGGGGTACTGA
- a CDS encoding VOC family protein, translating into MTVQLNHTIIHSRDHRESAEFLAYFLGLEVGAPWGPFIPVETANGVTLDFATIPAESITAQHYAFLVSEAEFDEAFEKIKRARITYFADPHGQRPGEINHNDGGRGVYFQDPSGHGMELITVPYGGFKE; encoded by the coding sequence ATGACGGTTCAACTCAACCACACGATCATCCACTCCCGTGACCACCGGGAGTCGGCCGAATTCCTGGCGTACTTCCTCGGCCTGGAGGTCGGAGCCCCCTGGGGCCCCTTCATTCCCGTCGAGACCGCCAACGGCGTCACCCTGGACTTCGCGACCATCCCCGCCGAGTCCATCACCGCACAGCACTACGCGTTCCTCGTCTCCGAGGCCGAGTTCGACGAGGCCTTCGAGAAGATCAAGCGGGCGAGGATCACCTACTTCGCCGACCCGCACGGGCAGCGCCCGGGCGAGATCAACCACAATGACGGCGGCCGCGGTGTCTACTTCCAGGACCCCTCGGGCCACGGCATGGAACTGATCACCGTCCCGTACGGCGGCTTCAAGGAGTAG
- a CDS encoding N,N-dimethylformamidase beta subunit family domain-containing protein gives MDQDHISGDGEGAGRRRFLALATGAAATAAGLGAVAGCANRDAGEADGAGPGESRDPSGPPEKREGPRAFDVRAENARPGNADWQVTKAGPARAIEGFADRVSVLPGESFGLHVSTTAPRFTVSAYRMGWYGGSRARLIWRSEALPGVRQPDHTVETSTRMVRTRWSRSTTVETKDWPEGCYLLRLDAQGGEGQRFVPVTVRSAATAGRTVVVNAVATWQAYNRWGGYGSYDGPSGGYASRSLAVTFDRPYAYDDGAGLFLVYEAPLLALAERLGIPLAYTTTTDVAREKRLLEGASAVLSPGHDEYWSPEQRAHVTAARDAGTNIAILGANCCYRRIRLEASELGPDRTVVCYKSSYEQDPGFERGHPATVDFRSPPAADPESTLLGVIYDGYPVDAPYVVTHPGHWLFEGTGAKAGDSFPHLVGVEYDKVNTGFTTPRPIEILAHSPVVCEGRPSHQDTAYYTTPSGAAVFATGTMRWVEALDAKGDGRSGANHGLDARSGALTTRVTENLLRAFAAGPAGRTHPAQDNVKAVYGG, from the coding sequence ATGGATCAGGATCACATATCCGGGGACGGCGAAGGCGCGGGCAGGCGGCGATTCCTCGCCCTGGCGACGGGGGCGGCGGCCACCGCCGCCGGGCTGGGCGCCGTGGCCGGCTGCGCGAACAGGGACGCCGGGGAAGCGGACGGGGCGGGACCCGGCGAGAGCCGGGATCCGTCCGGCCCACCGGAGAAGCGGGAAGGGCCGCGCGCCTTCGACGTCCGGGCGGAGAACGCCCGCCCGGGGAACGCCGACTGGCAGGTCACCAAGGCCGGCCCGGCCCGCGCCATCGAGGGCTTCGCCGACCGGGTCAGCGTGCTGCCCGGCGAGTCCTTCGGCCTGCACGTCTCCACCACCGCGCCCCGGTTCACCGTCTCCGCCTACCGCATGGGCTGGTACGGCGGCTCCCGGGCCCGCCTGATCTGGCGCTCCGAGGCCCTGCCCGGGGTGCGCCAGCCCGACCACACGGTGGAGACCTCGACCCGTATGGTCCGCACCCGGTGGTCCCGCAGCACCACCGTCGAGACCAAGGACTGGCCCGAGGGCTGCTACCTGCTGCGCCTCGACGCGCAAGGCGGCGAGGGCCAGCGGTTCGTCCCCGTCACCGTGCGGTCCGCCGCCACGGCCGGGCGTACCGTCGTGGTCAACGCGGTGGCGACCTGGCAGGCGTACAACCGCTGGGGCGGCTACGGCAGTTACGACGGCCCCAGCGGCGGATACGCCTCGCGCTCGCTCGCCGTGACCTTCGACCGGCCCTACGCGTACGACGACGGCGCGGGCCTCTTCCTCGTGTACGAGGCTCCGCTGCTCGCGCTCGCCGAGCGGCTCGGCATCCCCCTGGCGTACACGACGACCACCGACGTGGCCCGGGAGAAGCGGCTGCTGGAGGGCGCTTCGGCGGTCCTCTCCCCCGGCCACGACGAGTACTGGTCGCCCGAGCAGCGCGCGCACGTCACGGCGGCCCGGGACGCGGGGACCAACATCGCGATCCTGGGCGCGAACTGCTGCTACCGCCGGATCCGGCTGGAGGCCTCCGAGCTCGGACCGGACCGTACGGTGGTCTGCTACAAGTCCTCCTACGAGCAGGATCCCGGCTTCGAGCGCGGGCACCCGGCCACCGTCGACTTCCGTTCCCCGCCCGCCGCCGACCCGGAGAGCACACTGCTCGGCGTGATCTACGACGGCTACCCGGTGGACGCCCCGTACGTGGTGACGCACCCGGGCCACTGGCTCTTCGAGGGCACCGGAGCGAAGGCCGGCGACAGCTTCCCGCACCTGGTCGGCGTGGAGTACGACAAGGTCAACACCGGTTTCACGACCCCGCGCCCGATCGAGATCCTGGCGCACTCCCCCGTGGTCTGCGAGGGCCGCCCCAGCCACCAGGACACGGCGTACTACACGACGCCGAGCGGCGCCGCCGTGTTCGCGACGGGGACGATGCGGTGGGTGGAGGCTCTCGACGCGAAGGGCGACGGCCGCAGCGGAGCCAACCACGGCCTGGACGCACGCTCGGGCGCCCTGACCACCCGGGTGACGGAGAACCTGCTGCGCGCCTTCGCGGCCGGCCCGGCGGGACGGACGCATCCGGCGCAGGACAACGTGAAGGCGGTGTACGGGGGATAG
- a CDS encoding polysaccharide lyase 8 family protein — MTDVWSRRAFLTAVGGSVVLLGTPVFPATAGTVTAVHAAMRAVWQGLVLGTVSSPTAEPFRTRLTALGAQAGQWRSSMAPATGSLWPDQVFTTDPEWMAQSYYRLRSMAEAYLRPGTGLTGDAALRTAVLTGLDHLHAQVYNAGRTRYGNWWCWQIGAPQALLDTVVLMYGHLSAAQLAGYCAAVDHFVPDSSVGSYTGTSTGANRVDLCRVLALRGVVGGDDAKIALARDALTPVFPYVTSGDGLYRDGSFIQHTYVAYTGSYGSVMLGGLGMLFGLLKGTAWEVTDPGSQIVFDAVEHAWAPFLYNGLMMDAVSGRAPSRGVQVADPLQAQLDDHTRGHSVLAAILLLAEGASTAERTRWRGLVKGWTARDYYSPPPADATQSLSALARLSEVSADAAVTAAPEPVAHRLFPSMDRATHRRPAWAASLSMASKRITHYETGNGENLRGWHTGSGMLSWWGSTYGNGQYSDAFWPTVNPYRLPGITASRKALADGAGGDWGASRPDVTWVGGSTDGEFASVGQHLKGLGSTLTARKAWFFLDDTVVCLGAGISSTDGAAVDTVIDNRNLGATGAHALTVGGTVQPATLGWTASFPGPGWAHLAGFGGYVMSGSGTFRALREARTGRWSDINRSASTTVLTRRYLTLWYDHGTNPAAGSYVYQLMPGASAAQTSARSAATGWLTVLANSPTAQGVTVGSLGFTGVNFWQPATIGALQVSAPCSVTVREPGDGTAVICVSDPTRTLSGLTLVWNRPVTQVLSQPASLVSASTGSTLRLGFGSLTALEGAIQVVKVKLG; from the coding sequence ATGACAGATGTGTGGAGCCGCCGTGCCTTCCTCACGGCGGTCGGTGGCAGCGTGGTGCTGCTCGGTACCCCCGTATTCCCGGCCACCGCCGGGACGGTGACCGCCGTGCACGCCGCCATGCGCGCGGTGTGGCAGGGCCTCGTCCTGGGGACCGTGTCCTCCCCCACCGCGGAGCCGTTCCGCACCCGGCTCACCGCGCTGGGCGCACAGGCCGGCCAGTGGCGCTCCTCGATGGCCCCGGCGACCGGTTCGCTCTGGCCCGACCAGGTCTTCACCACCGACCCCGAATGGATGGCGCAGAGCTACTACCGGCTGCGGAGCATGGCGGAGGCCTACCTCAGGCCGGGGACGGGGCTCACCGGCGACGCCGCGCTGCGCACGGCCGTGCTGACCGGGCTGGATCATCTCCACGCCCAGGTCTACAACGCCGGCCGGACGCGGTACGGAAACTGGTGGTGCTGGCAGATCGGCGCCCCCCAGGCGCTGCTCGACACCGTCGTCCTGATGTACGGCCACTTGTCGGCGGCGCAGCTCGCCGGATACTGCGCCGCCGTGGACCACTTCGTGCCGGATTCTTCGGTCGGCTCGTACACCGGGACCAGCACCGGGGCGAACCGGGTGGACCTGTGCCGGGTGCTCGCGCTGCGCGGAGTGGTCGGCGGTGACGACGCGAAGATCGCCCTGGCCCGGGACGCGCTCACGCCGGTGTTCCCGTACGTCACCTCCGGTGACGGGCTCTACCGGGACGGCTCCTTCATCCAGCACACCTATGTCGCGTACACCGGCTCGTACGGTTCGGTCATGCTCGGCGGACTGGGCATGCTGTTCGGCCTGTTGAAGGGGACGGCGTGGGAGGTCACCGACCCCGGATCGCAGATCGTCTTCGACGCGGTGGAGCACGCGTGGGCACCGTTCCTCTACAACGGGCTGATGATGGACGCCGTATCGGGCCGGGCCCCCAGCCGGGGGGTCCAGGTCGCCGATCCCCTCCAGGCGCAACTGGACGACCACACCCGCGGCCATTCCGTCCTCGCCGCGATCCTGCTCCTCGCCGAGGGCGCGAGCACCGCCGAACGGACGCGCTGGCGCGGCCTGGTGAAGGGGTGGACGGCGCGGGACTACTACAGCCCCCCGCCGGCGGACGCCACCCAGAGCTTGTCGGCCCTGGCCCGCCTCTCCGAGGTCTCGGCGGACGCGGCGGTCACGGCCGCGCCCGAGCCGGTGGCGCACCGGCTGTTCCCCTCGATGGACCGGGCCACGCACCGCAGACCGGCCTGGGCGGCCTCCCTGTCCATGGCCTCGAAGCGGATCACCCACTACGAGACGGGCAACGGCGAGAACCTGCGCGGCTGGCACACGGGCAGCGGCATGCTCTCCTGGTGGGGCTCCACCTACGGGAACGGCCAGTACTCGGACGCGTTCTGGCCCACGGTCAATCCGTACCGGCTGCCCGGGATCACCGCCTCCCGCAAGGCGCTGGCCGACGGAGCCGGGGGTGACTGGGGCGCTTCCCGGCCGGACGTCACCTGGGTGGGCGGCTCGACCGACGGGGAGTTCGCCTCGGTGGGCCAGCACCTGAAGGGACTGGGCAGCACCCTCACGGCCCGCAAGGCCTGGTTCTTCCTCGACGACACGGTGGTCTGCCTGGGAGCCGGGATCAGCTCCACCGACGGCGCCGCTGTCGACACGGTCATCGACAACCGGAACCTGGGCGCGACCGGCGCCCACGCCCTGACCGTCGGCGGCACGGTCCAGCCGGCCACGCTGGGCTGGACCGCCTCCTTCCCCGGGCCCGGCTGGGCGCACCTGGCGGGCTTCGGCGGCTATGTGATGTCGGGTTCGGGCACCTTCCGGGCGCTGCGGGAGGCCCGCACCGGCCGGTGGAGCGATATCAACCGGAGCGCCTCCACCACGGTCCTCACCCGGCGCTACCTGACCCTCTGGTACGACCACGGGACGAACCCGGCCGCCGGCAGCTACGTCTACCAGCTGATGCCAGGTGCCTCGGCCGCCCAGACCTCGGCACGCTCGGCCGCCACCGGTTGGCTCACGGTGCTCGCCAACAGCCCGACCGCCCAAGGGGTGACGGTGGGCTCGCTCGGCTTCACCGGGGTCAACTTCTGGCAGCCCGCGACGATCGGCGCCCTGCAGGTGAGCGCGCCGTGTTCGGTCACGGTGCGGGAGCCCGGCGACGGCACGGCCGTGATCTGCGTCTCGGATCCGACCCGCACCCTGTCGGGACTGACCCTCGTGTGGAACCGGCCCGTCACCCAGGTGCTGTCCCAGCCGGCGAGCCTGGTCTCGGCGAGCACCGGGAGCACGCTCCGGCTCGGCTTCGGCAGCCTCACGGCCCTGGAGGGGGCGATCCAGGTGGTGAAGGTGAAGCTGGGGTGA
- a CDS encoding sugar phosphate isomerase/epimerase family protein, producing MSPETTPAPARFSLNQETIRQWSLPQLVAGCTAAGVGAVGLWRDPVQRFGVRETAKLVADAGLRVSSLCRGGFFTAADPVGRASALADNRRAVEEAAELGADALVLVSGGLPDGDRDLAGARRRIVDILGDLVPYAAGHGVRLGIEPLHPMYAADRCVVSTLGQALDIAEEFPASRVGVVVDSYHLWWDERLPSEVRRAGEAGRIVSVQVADWVTPLPEGVLLGRGQLGDGSIDLRAFRELTDSAGYLGPVEVEIFHPGLWARDGEEVLREVIDRYREHVA from the coding sequence ATGAGCCCGGAGACGACGCCGGCGCCGGCCCGGTTCAGCCTGAACCAGGAGACGATCCGCCAGTGGTCGCTCCCCCAGCTGGTGGCCGGATGCACCGCCGCCGGGGTCGGCGCGGTCGGGCTGTGGCGCGATCCCGTACAGCGGTTCGGGGTGCGGGAGACCGCGAAGCTGGTCGCCGATGCCGGACTCCGGGTCAGCTCCCTGTGCCGGGGCGGCTTCTTCACCGCCGCCGATCCGGTGGGGCGTGCGAGCGCCCTCGCGGACAACCGCCGCGCCGTGGAGGAGGCCGCCGAACTGGGCGCCGACGCCCTGGTCCTGGTCTCGGGCGGCCTGCCGGACGGAGACCGTGACCTGGCGGGAGCCCGGCGGCGGATCGTCGACATCCTGGGCGACCTGGTCCCGTACGCCGCCGGGCACGGGGTGCGCCTGGGGATCGAGCCGCTGCACCCGATGTACGCGGCGGACCGCTGCGTGGTCTCCACCCTCGGTCAGGCCCTGGACATCGCCGAGGAGTTCCCGGCGTCGCGGGTGGGGGTGGTCGTCGACTCCTACCACCTGTGGTGGGACGAGCGGCTGCCCTCCGAGGTGCGGCGGGCCGGTGAGGCCGGGCGGATCGTGTCCGTCCAGGTCGCCGACTGGGTGACACCGCTCCCGGAGGGCGTGCTGCTGGGCCGGGGACAGCTGGGCGACGGGTCGATCGACCTGCGGGCCTTCCGGGAGCTGACCGACTCCGCGGGGTACCTGGGGCCGGTCGAGGTGGAGATCTTCCATCCCGGGCTGTGGGCCCGCGATGGCGAAGAGGTGCTGCGGGAGGTGATCGACCGCTACCGCGAGCACGTCGCATGA
- a CDS encoding dihydrodipicolinate synthase family protein produces MSIRLPSADGGLRLHTPVTAPLAPLACGPARSRTFYSAAHLVADPLAASAESGPMIDWGSTLAFRHTLWAQGLGVAEAMDTAQRGMGLDWPRAAELIRRSTAEARSVGGRIVCGAGTDQLAPDTTHSVAAVTAAYEEQLALVEECGATAVLMASRALVSAARGPEDYPEVYGRLLRQSSRPVVLHWLGPMFDPALEGYWGHADLDEATDVFLKIISEYPEKVDGIKVSLLDAGREVDIRRRLPAGVRCYTGDDYHYPELIAGDGELASDALLGIFDPVAPLAARAALALDQDDTAGFRELLDPTVALSRHLFAPPTRYYKTGVVLLAWLAGHQEHFAMVGGLHSARSLPHLATAYELADNLGLFPDPELAEARMRQLLALHGVAS; encoded by the coding sequence GTGAGCATCCGGCTCCCCTCGGCGGACGGCGGGCTGCGCCTCCACACCCCGGTCACCGCTCCGCTGGCGCCCCTCGCCTGCGGCCCGGCCCGCAGCCGGACCTTCTACTCGGCCGCGCACCTGGTGGCCGACCCCCTCGCCGCCTCGGCCGAATCCGGCCCGATGATCGACTGGGGGAGCACGCTGGCCTTCCGGCACACGCTGTGGGCGCAGGGCCTCGGGGTCGCCGAGGCCATGGACACGGCGCAGCGCGGGATGGGCCTGGACTGGCCGCGCGCGGCGGAGCTGATCCGCCGTTCGACCGCCGAGGCCCGGTCAGTGGGCGGCCGGATCGTCTGCGGGGCGGGCACCGACCAGCTGGCTCCGGACACCACGCACTCCGTGGCCGCCGTCACCGCGGCGTACGAGGAGCAGCTGGCGCTGGTCGAGGAGTGCGGGGCGACGGCCGTGCTGATGGCCTCCCGGGCCCTGGTCTCGGCGGCGCGCGGCCCGGAGGACTATCCCGAGGTGTACGGGAGACTGCTGCGGCAGAGCTCCCGGCCGGTGGTCCTGCACTGGCTGGGGCCGATGTTCGACCCGGCGCTGGAGGGGTACTGGGGTCACGCGGACCTGGACGAGGCCACGGACGTCTTCCTGAAGATCATTTCCGAGTATCCGGAGAAGGTCGACGGCATCAAGGTCTCGCTGCTCGACGCGGGGCGCGAGGTGGACATCCGGCGGCGGCTGCCGGCGGGTGTGCGCTGCTACACGGGCGACGACTACCACTATCCGGAGCTGATCGCCGGTGACGGCGAGCTGGCCAGTGACGCCCTTCTGGGCATCTTCGATCCGGTCGCCCCGCTCGCGGCGCGGGCGGCGCTCGCCCTCGACCAGGACGACACGGCCGGATTCCGGGAGCTGCTGGATCCGACGGTGGCGCTGTCCCGGCACCTGTTCGCGCCGCCCACCCGCTACTACAAGACGGGAGTCGTGCTGCTGGCCTGGCTGGCGGGACACCAGGAGCATTTCGCGATGGTGGGCGGGCTGCACTCGGCCCGCTCGCTCCCCCATCTGGCCACCGCGTACGAACTGGCCGACAACCTGGGCCTGTTCCCGGACCCGGAGCTCGCCGAGGCCCGGATGCGACAGCTGCTCGCCCTGCACGGGGTGGCGTCATGA
- a CDS encoding Gfo/Idh/MocA family protein yields the protein MQRKTIKIAMNGVTGRMGYRQHLVRSLLALREQGGLDLGDGTVLWPEPVLVGRREEALRAIAERHGLEHVSTDLAAVLADPEVEIYFDAQVTGAREAAVRQAVAAGKHVYCEKPTALTFESSLEIARLADAAGVKHGVVQDKLFLPGLLKLKRLIDGGFFGEILSVRGEFGYWVFEGDWQSAQRPSWNYRSQDGGGIVADMFPHWEYLLHELFGRVRTVQALTRTHIGRRWDEDGKPYEATADDAAYGIFELEGGAVAQINSSWAVRVNRDELVEFQVDGTHGSAVAGLRGCRIQHRAATPKPVWNPDLPLTETFRDQWQEVPDNDPADNGFKAQWELFLRHVVRDEPWQWDLLAGARGVQLADLGLRSSAEGRRLVVPEVTL from the coding sequence GTGCAGCGCAAGACGATCAAGATCGCCATGAACGGCGTCACCGGGCGGATGGGATATCGCCAGCACCTGGTCCGCTCCCTGCTCGCACTGCGCGAGCAGGGCGGGCTCGACCTCGGCGACGGCACGGTGCTGTGGCCGGAGCCGGTGCTGGTCGGGCGCCGCGAGGAGGCCCTGCGGGCCATCGCGGAGCGGCACGGCCTGGAGCACGTGAGCACGGACCTGGCGGCGGTGCTGGCCGATCCCGAGGTGGAGATCTACTTCGACGCCCAGGTCACCGGCGCCCGCGAGGCGGCCGTGCGGCAGGCCGTGGCGGCCGGCAAGCACGTGTACTGCGAGAAGCCCACCGCCCTCACCTTCGAGTCCTCTCTGGAGATCGCGCGCCTGGCCGACGCGGCCGGGGTCAAACACGGAGTGGTGCAGGACAAGCTGTTCCTGCCGGGGCTGCTGAAGCTCAAGCGGCTCATCGACGGCGGCTTCTTCGGCGAGATCCTTTCCGTCCGCGGGGAGTTCGGCTACTGGGTCTTCGAAGGCGACTGGCAGTCCGCCCAGCGCCCGTCGTGGAACTACCGCTCCCAGGACGGCGGCGGGATCGTCGCCGACATGTTCCCGCACTGGGAGTACCTCCTGCACGAGCTGTTCGGCCGGGTCCGCACGGTGCAGGCCCTGACGCGCACCCACATCGGCCGCCGCTGGGACGAGGACGGCAAGCCGTACGAGGCCACCGCGGACGACGCGGCGTACGGGATCTTCGAGCTGGAGGGGGGCGCCGTCGCGCAGATCAACTCCTCCTGGGCGGTACGGGTCAACCGCGACGAGCTCGTCGAGTTCCAGGTGGACGGGACGCACGGCTCGGCGGTCGCCGGGCTGCGCGGCTGCCGGATCCAGCACCGCGCGGCGACGCCGAAGCCGGTGTGGAACCCGGACCTGCCCCTGACCGAGACGTTCCGCGACCAGTGGCAGGAGGTCCCGGACAACGACCCCGCCGACAACGGCTTCAAGGCCCAGTGGGAGCTGTTCCTGCGCCATGTCGTCCGGGACGAGCCCTGGCAGTGGGACCTGCTCGCCGGGGCCCGCGGGGTACAGCTCGCCGACTTGGGGCTGCGCTCCTCGGCGGAAGGCCGGCGGCTCGTGGTCCCGGAGGTGACGCTGTGA
- a CDS encoding LacI family DNA-binding transcriptional regulator: protein MAVTLAEVAAHAGVSPATVSRVLNGGYPVAGGTRTRVERAVEDLGYIANGPARALAAATSDLIGVLVHDVADSFFGILAGSLQGALAPGGQGGARRLAVVCNTEGSPAAELDYLALLEGQRAGGVVLTGGAVEEPEHTRALAARLARIAATGAPVVLCGRPPLPMPAGLPVATVMFDDRGGAFRLTEHLLTLGHRHIAYVAGPPGLSTTRERLAGHQDALRDHDPSLPAHCAGLTVHAGFERSAGYDATRELIRRGAPFTAVAAANDTVATGVAAALREAGLRIPEDVSVAGFDDLPVCVDTAPALTTVRVPLREAGVLAAQLVTGRRALPPGGITTLPAELTVRASTAPPPAAGPSAATDGGRP from the coding sequence ATGGCGGTCACACTCGCCGAAGTGGCGGCGCACGCGGGCGTATCGCCCGCCACGGTCTCGCGCGTGCTGAACGGCGGGTACCCGGTGGCGGGCGGCACCAGGACGCGCGTGGAGCGGGCGGTCGAGGACCTCGGTTACATCGCGAACGGCCCCGCGCGGGCGCTCGCCGCCGCGACCTCGGACCTGATCGGCGTCCTCGTGCACGATGTCGCGGACAGCTTCTTCGGGATCCTCGCTGGATCCCTGCAGGGCGCCCTGGCCCCCGGCGGACAGGGCGGCGCGCGCCGGCTCGCCGTCGTGTGCAACACCGAGGGCTCCCCGGCAGCCGAGCTGGACTACCTCGCCCTCCTGGAGGGCCAGCGGGCCGGCGGGGTCGTCCTGACCGGCGGCGCCGTGGAGGAGCCGGAGCACACCCGGGCGCTCGCCGCCCGCCTCGCCCGCATCGCGGCCACCGGCGCCCCGGTGGTGCTGTGCGGGCGCCCCCCGCTGCCGATGCCCGCCGGACTCCCCGTCGCCACCGTCATGTTCGACGACCGGGGCGGCGCCTTCCGGCTCACCGAGCACCTGCTGACGCTCGGCCACCGGCACATCGCCTACGTGGCCGGTCCACCCGGACTCAGCACCACCCGGGAGCGCCTCGCCGGACACCAGGACGCCCTGCGCGACCACGACCCCTCACTGCCCGCGCACTGCGCCGGCCTCACCGTGCACGCCGGGTTCGAGCGCTCCGCCGGATACGACGCCACCCGTGAACTGATCCGCCGCGGAGCGCCCTTCACCGCCGTGGCCGCCGCCAACGACACCGTCGCCACCGGGGTCGCCGCGGCCCTGCGCGAGGCCGGCCTGCGGATACCCGAGGACGTCTCCGTCGCCGGCTTCGACGACCTTCCCGTCTGCGTCGACACCGCCCCCGCCCTCACCACCGTCCGGGTGCCGCTGCGCGAGGCCGGGGTGCTCGCGGCCCAGCTCGTCACGGGCCGCCGAGCACTGCCCCCCGGCGGCATCACCACGCTGCCCGCCGAGCTGACGGTCCGCGCCTCCACCGCGCCGCCGCCCGCCGCCGGACCGTCCGCAGCCACGGATGGGGGCCGTCCGTGA